gcccttTTGTTtgcttgacccctggcccccgAAACTCGAGGCAAATAGAAGCGAAGCCCCATTAGCATTTAGAATGAAAAGCGCAGACTTTCTTAATTCCTCGGGGCATTCATGCATTCGTTCCGGATCTTGTGCATTTCCTATGCAATGTGTAAAATttgtatttgggggtgggggctggtggaattggaaaatattttccgCTCGTGCACACTCTCTGACTCCGAATTTCTGGAGGAACTCTTTCCTCGATTGTCCTCCATTCTTTGGTTTTCCTGACTTCGCTTTCTCAGAACCAATTGTGGGGACAGGTAGATTAATTTTTGGGTAACGACAGGCTGCGCGTTTTTTAGTCTGTGTTCGGGAACCACAAAACCGGACAACCTTTCCTGAGCTCTCCCAAGGAGCTGTGATGCTTTTGGGCCAGCGCATTTCGGGCACCTTAAACCCTGCTGTCTTACCTTTATAATTCTTTGTAATTAACGTAGCGTTTCTAGAGAGCCCCACAACCTCCACTTCTGTATGCTCAGTCCAGGCCGAGGTGACCTAGCTTGGTCTCACTGTGACCTTTGTCCTCTCTCCTGGTGCTGGCAGAGCCCACTGCGGAAGAGCGCAGCCCGGCAAACCCCACCCCTGAGACTGGACCCTCAGCGGAGCCGGGCAGCGCCGCCGCCGCTTCGCCTCGCAGGACGTCCCCGCCTCTTCCACTCTCAGCCTCTGCTGGAgagacccccagccccaccattCAGCGCGCAAGATACCCTCCAGGTAGGTGGGAAGACACGACCCCTTATTCTCCGCCACCCCGAgctgggaggggtgggagaggaggagccaCGCACCCTTCGGGCAGGCTGGTCGACTTGCCCAGGGCCAGGACAGTGAGTGACAGCTGGCCGCGAATTTCACAGCACAGGTGGCTTGCTTGCACGAAGCTCCTCTGGATAACACACCCTGTTGCTACCTAGTGGAGCAGCCAGATTAAATTAAGCATTTCATTTCTCAAAGatatttttcctaagaaaaatgcaaatacaacAAAAGATTAGGAtctttttgtacattttaatgtctttttttttttttttgctctccttTTAATGCTAATGCATTTAAGAGTTATGGGATCATTTTGGAACAATACAAAGCATTTTGGTTGGTATAAAACCCAAATCATTTGGGTGCAGACGGTTGGATTATTGATgctcagagggaaagagagaaagcgCTTGAGCTGAAAACCAAGGAGTAAATTTGAGCTGGGCAAAAGAAAGGATTCCACATTTGGCTTGTAACACCTTTATGCATTTGATAAAGGGATACCAGGTGCCTGGGCTGTGTAGGCACCAAAGATATGCAGATAAATAGAACTCAGTCCCAGGAAGCTCATCTTCTATCTTGAAACCTTCAAAAGATACAGAGAAGTGCAATAGGTAGAGACTGGCAaggaaaaatgatagaaaagactaatggagaaaggaaggagaacagATGAAACATCAGGccatgttctttcttttaaatgactAGCCTTTCATTTCACCCTAACAACTGGACTGCAGGATAAGTGCTCCTTTAACTTCAAACTAATGAGTGTTTGTAAGGCCCTGCTTGGAAAATAAGGCTTGAACTGGCCTCTCCTCATCACTGCTTCTTCCAACAGGCCCTCATCACCTTTTTTCAAGTCAAGATTTCATCCCATACACGCATGACTCAATCAGATTTGGAAATGTGGGTAAGAGAAAGATGTCAAAGGAAATGTGAATTATTCACTTTTCTATTAGTCACACCCTTTGGACCATAGACTCCAAAGAGATGTTAAGTACATGGTTTTCCTTTGGTTCAGAAACACCAACCACCAGAAACTGCCCAATTTACTATTTATATTtagccataaagaaaagaaaataattagataaaTGATCCATTAGATCCAATAATTCTCAAGGCTTTCTCACCCAGCTCAACTTCTTTGAACAATAATAAGCACCCTGCATGTCAGATGCTTTGTGGGCTCAGAGAAACTAAACCTATTAAGAAACTGCTTTCTTTTCTAAGAGTGCTAATTATTCTATCACAGGAAAATATGTAGATAACTCATCTCTTATGAGAACTGTAAACTATTGTCATCAAGTAGCcactgatatattttatttctcagaattggtgggaatatatatatatatatatatgcatacatatatatgtatatatattatatgacagAGAGCAGGTTTGGTGGGTGTTTTGTTGCAGCTGATCTTTTTCTTTGCAGATGGCTCAAACTCCCCCGAGTCCATTTCCTAGGCCTATATTCCCACCTCACCACCTAGTTGGCTGAAATCATCAACAGGGGTCCAGTTTGAGCAGGCTGCTAGCCCTGTTTGGAGGAGTAGAGAGGGGGTGGGAGAAAGCAACCACAACCATGTGTGGGTAGCCTCAGCTGGCACTCATAAAATGTTAGAATGTCACTAGGCCAGTAAGTCCCATGTaggacaccttttttttttttcttttttctttctttcttttactaacTTATAGGTTTATAAATCAAAGAGTGACTTGGAGGACCAGTGGCCTCTTTCCCCCAAATAAACCAACAAGGCATTCACTGGCATCCTCTTTGTCCTCCCAATTTATGGTGGAGGTCACTCCATTTAAGCTATGGGGCTAAAAACCACTTTTAAAAGCACAACTTTTTATGAGGAAAGACATCAAATTTCTCAGGTCTGGTGGAGGACAGGGCAAGGGAAGGAAGGTGGGCACAGAGGTCCCCAGGAGGCCAGGTTTTGGCCACCTGTGGCCTCTTTGACAGTTTGTCAGGGATTTAGCTTTctttggatggaaggaaggaagataggaaggaaggcagacaggCAGGCAAGGCAGGCAAGCAGGTAGGCTTTAAATCTATGCTACTAGAGGGAGGAAAGAATGTCACTTCCtctctatttcccattttattaaaCAGCAATTAATCCATTGCTACCTATTAGCTAGGAGGAGTATATACTTGCTTCTGAGAGatccttttccctctccctgcAGATATGCCCTGCGTGCAAGCCCAGTATAGCCCTTCGCCTCCAGGTTCCAGTTATGCAGCCCAGACATATGGCTCGGAATACACCACAGAGATCATGAATCCTGACTACACCAAGCTGACCATGGACCTTGGCAGCACCGAGATCACGGCCACTGCTACAACGTCCCTGCCCAGCTTCAGTACCTTCATGGAGGGCTACTCCAGCAACTACGAACTCAAGCCTTCCTGCCTGTACCAAATGCAGCCGTCGGGGCCGCGGCCCCTGATCAAGATGGAGGAGGGCCGCGCGCATGgctaccaccatcaccaccaccatcaccaccaccagcagcagcagcagcagccgcctccgcagcagcagcagccatccATTCCGCCCCCCTCCGGCCCGGAGGACGAGGTGCTGCCCAGTACCTCTATGTACTTCAAGCAGTCCCCGCCGTCCACCCCCACCACGCCGGTCTTCCCCCAGCAGGCGGGGGCGCTGTGGGAAGACGCGCTGCCCTCTGCGCAGGGCTGCATCGCGCCCGGCCCGCTGCTCGACCCGCCGATGAAGGCGGTGCCCACGGTGGCCGGCGCGCGCTTCCCTCTCTTCCACTTCAAGCCCTCGCCGCCGCATCCGCCCGCGCCCAGCCCCGCCGGCGGCCACCATCTCGGCTACGACCCGACGGCCGCTGCCGCGCTTGGCCTGCCGCtaggagccgccgccgccgccgccgccgcaggcAGTCAGGCCGCCGCGCTCGAGGGCCACCCGTACGGGCTGCCACTGGCCAAAAGGGCGGCCGCGCTGGCCTTCTCGCCGCTGGGCCTCACGACCTCCCCCACCACGTCCAGCCTACTGGGCGAGAGCCCCAGCCTGCCGTCTCCGCCCAACAGGAGCACCGCGTCGGGCGAGGGGACGTGCGCCGTGTGCGGGGACAACGCCGCCTGTCAGCACTATGGCGTGCGCACCTGCGAGGGCTGCAAGGGCTTCTTCAAGGTGAGCACTTGCCTCTTccagcgccccctcccctccgGAGCCCGCCTGCTCAAGTGAGCATCTAAGCTACACGTTCCTGTAGCCATTCCTAGCACTTTCACACCCTTTCTCAGGGCTTTTTAAGTTGATCTCCATTCCAGGAGACTGTCCCAGATGGACTTGTGGGGACTGTGAACTTCCTGACTTGGCATTACCTTCTGATGATTTTTCTGCAGAGAGCTTTCAGTAGGTTTGCCAAGGGGCCTGTGACCTCAAAAATACAAACACCTCATTGAGTCCTTCTTCTGTACATCCAGGATATCTGAGGGAATAGAGtttgtgtgccaggccctgaatatttgtatttcatttaattcttgtaATAAGAGCTAGGACTCCAGAATCAGACAGAATTGAGATTGAATATTGGCCACCCACTAGCTGTTTTTACTAACAGCGTCTTGAAGGTTGAAATTAATTGTCCttgtttcatagatgaggaaatggaggctcagagaggttattcATCTGCTGTTAGAAACACACTCAGAGAGTGAAATGGAGGCAGGATGCCAGCTCATGTTTACATGACCCCAAAGCACATACCCTCTTCACAGCCCTACAGCTGCAGAATAGACAGGCGCAACAACTGATGGATACAGTTTGGGGCAATTCCCTTCATAGAAGGGAGAAGCTGGGGCCTTACCATTCCACCTCTGTGCCACACATAGTGCCAGGTGTGGTTGCTCTTCATTATCTCCTAGACCCAAAGGAGAATTTTACAGTGGGAGGGTCTTCAGCCTCCCCTTTATATTAGCCACAAAGAAACTGAAGGCTAGAGTGGTGTTTTAGTGGCACTTGGGGACATTTTCAGCTGTTTTCTCCTGACTTTTGAGATTGGCACCCTTTTCATCACTCAGGGGCAAAAGGCCTTGTTCTCCTGCTGCTCTACATTTGCAGTTTACTCCCAGACTTCTTCAGACACTTAAATCTGCACTACTCTCACCAGGGACCCTGACTTCTCACTCCCCTAGCTGTTATTTTAGACATTTGCAAACCCACAAATATTCTTCCACCCTAATCACTTCCTAGCCTTCAGTGCTGGgcaggctggagggagaggggaagctgGATGCTGGTTGGGTAATGAGGTTTTGGGAGACAATAGAGTATAGCTGGGTGCATGCTGGAAGTGGAGTCAGAACACGCAAATAGGAGTCTTTGATCTGCCACCTACCAGTCTTATGATGTTGGGCATGACACTTCCtgccaggcctcagtttccctaacAAGTGAATAAAATTCAGAGAAGGGCTGTAAGTATTAAAGGAGATAAAACATTTATGAAAGCACTTTATAATCGTTCTTTATAATCTTTGAAAGGCCATAAAACAATAGTTCCTTACAAATGAGAACTATAAAGTATCTATAAAAAAATGCACGTATATGCTTTGATATGCATACCAACAAGCAACAGTTAGTTTTGATCTGGGTATAGGAATCATGTGATTAATTAAATTCTgcagataaatgagaaaatgcttgTGGCAAGACTTTGCAGTGTGTTAAGTGCCATACAGGAGGTATGCAggattataatattttaaatgtagaatCATCAGTTTAGCCAGTTCTTTCTGTCTTATCTTAACTAGTCAACCTTTACCAGGGTTACTTTCAAGTAACTGTATTTCTTTAGCAGATTTGAGTTTCACAGCATTTCAATGGAAATGCCAAAGGGCAGTGAAACAGGCAGccgaaggaggaggggagaaagaaacACAATTGAGAGAAGTACAAGTAATCCACAAATATAATCACCCCTGAATAATTGAGAGTTGACCAAAATACAGGAGTGGTAATACATTCCTGGTCTAGAAATGTCAATTAAGTGTTCCCCAACAGCATCCTTTTTCTGCAAACAAATCTGTACTCGAAAGGGTGAGGGTTGGATAGGGGAGAACCACCCCACAGATCTGTTAATTAAGGGAACAGGGGAGCAGGTTTTACCCAGTGGCTTTCTACCATTAaattgaattctttaaaaatgtgacatGAAGTGCAGTTAATGATGGGAATTCAGTGATTGAACCATAACGATCTCTCCCTGTCCTTAAACTGTTGTGCAGGCATACACAAATGTGGGGAAGGTTTCAGGTTATTAGGAAAATGATACCTGAAGCAAAAATGCCACCAGCACTCAAACTGGTGAATAGCCTTGAGGACAATGGCAAGAAATagggttttaaaaattactgtgtaTTCAATGAGAGTGCTTTGTTCAGAAAACACAAGTTTTCCACCCTTACAGACTGCTGAGAATTTAAATGTTGGAAACtcattaaatatgtgtgtgtttggggaattttgcattttaaactgAACACCTGCTAAATCAGAGAAAGTGTATCTggctttaaattttatataagcaCTGTAGAAATGAtctcttaaaatgaaattaaaaggtTATAAAGTGAAAGCTAAACAAGGGGGTTGAAAAttgctgaaaattaaaaaagataaagtaaatgtaaaattttagacACAAAATAGATCACCAATCCCAAATTtacctggatttcttttttttaatgcagcccAGGCTTACCAAATAAAATTCAGCTTTCTGCTATTTTTGGAGTTGAGTAGATCCAGGTAGTTTCTGAATGATTTCACTCTAATGGTAAATACACATCTGCTTACACAaatgttattgattttttaaaaaatcaagcattCTTATACTTGAGGTATAAAATATCCTTAATTATTTcatgtgtcattttaaaattatatgattttctGAAGAATCCAACATTATTTTATATCCAAGCCCCAAAATTTTATGATGTTTTTTATAATATAGCTAGTTTGCTGTCTTTTGTCAATAGTCATTGACGAAATAAcctgttaattttattaaaaatatatgcctCTCTTATTCCTTCCTATAtctcattctctttttgtttatttgggtttattttctttcttggaagTGATAGTGGTTTTTAGTATCCAAGTTTAAGATTTTGCTTTCGAAAAATCAGAAATGGACAGTCtaccatatatattcttttaaaaataaaatatactacatAGGCTGATTAAgtgatttttttgcattaaaacattatttcctaTATGTTATAACTAGATAAGTCATGATTTTTGCTCTTTATGATTTCATCTCTATTGGGGAACAAAGCCAGTTTCCGTGATATTTGACTTACAGTAGTGATAGCCAACAAAGTACATCCCagataattttgattttattttaataaggtcAGCAATAATCAGGGGAGTGGAACAAGTAGAAAATTGTTCCCAAAGGGATATTAAAAGTGGAGATAATCTAATCCTCCAAGGTATGATATGTTGACCTGGTAATTTCAGATATGATTTTATCATTCAGACTTGGGTGTCTCCTGAGACTTGCTTCAGAACAATCCGAGATGATTTTCATTGTCAGCAGCTAACactaataaaattgtttttcctgCAGGCTAGCGTGTTAGGAAATTAAATTTATCTAATTATACGAATTGCACTGTCGCTTTtcacattgtaattaaaatacaTCTTGTCAGGTCCTACCTCTTTCCAGAAACTATTAGTTGACTATCTCTGTATTGTATTTTCTCAGAGAACGGtgcagaaaaatgcaaaatatgttTGCCTGGCAAATAAAAACTGCCCCGTAGACAAGAGGCGTCGAAACCGATGTCAGTACTGTCGATTTCAGAAGTGTCTCAGTGTCGGAATGGTTAAAGAAGGTATGGATGTAATGCTTCTTATGCAGCTTGCTTATAAATATTCTCAGATGTCGGAATGGTTAAAGAAGGTATGGATATAATGCTTCTTATCCAGCTTGCTTATGAATATTCTCAGATGTCAttgaaaaaaagttaatatttacaTTAGGACAATGAATATTCCTAGTTTCCCTTtcctttcaacattttatttttatggtgtatatttacttttaaaaatagctaaggACTACTTATTCTAATTTCTCAAAATCAATAGAGAGCTTGTGTACATACATCTTTGTTCTGTTTGAGAAGTATACTTTTAGGGCTAATTCATTACCAAATGTAAGTATGGGGTGACTTCTATGCTGCTTGTTTCAACTCTCTTTAAATCATGGTGTGGATATTACTTCAAATTTAATACCACTTTTAAACAGTTGGTCTCATTAATGATTTGCTCAACTGTAAAGTGTTTTGATTCCCTTTTGTGATTTAGGGCTATACATGGATATCTttgaagacacttttttttctttctttctctcggTGTCAGTTGTCCGTACAGATAGTCTGAAAGGGAGGAGAGGTCGGCTGCCTTCCAAACCAAAGAGCCCGTTACAGCAGGAACCCTCTCAGCCCTCTCCACCTTCTCCTCCGGTCTGTATGATGAATGCCCTTGTCCGAGCTTTAACAGACTCAACGCCCAGAGATCTTGATTATTCCAGAGTAAGTTTTATGATGTTGTGCTTTTGAGTGAATGATCAGGGTCTCTATGATACAAGTAGTAAGAGTGAATCGAATGACTCTGTGCCTGGCGCTGTGCTAAACAGTTTTCatatcttttctatattttttcacttCACTTAGCAATTCCGGTACATCCATTGCACCAAATAATTTTTGCCTTATTGAATCTCTAAATGCCTTAACAAATGACCCTGACAGTGCTGCACCTGTCATACCCGTGGTTGCAAGATTCCTGATGGTTGTGCCAGTGAAAATTCACACAGGTGAATTACAGTTTGTAGAATTCGTTCATGCTCTAGACAAAGTGActactatttttttcatattgtgaCCAAACCATCTGGGCAAGCCTCAAGCTATCCCTAAGCAGTCTACCCAGTTCCACTGACATTGATTGACCTGCTGCTTATTCAGAGGGATTAGACCATTGATGGAGAAGAGCAAACTCTGGCCTTGACATCAGGAGGTGTCAGGAGGACTGGGATGGAACGCTGCCTCTGCTGCTTCCTGCCTGTGTCACCTGGCTCCCTCTCTTGGCTTTCTCATCCCTACAGTGGAGATGATTACAATATTTAACCTCTGAGGGATGTTTTGAACATCAGTCACACAGGAATGATGTtgagaacatatttgaaaactGTAAATGATTACACCCAGTGTTGTTATTGAAGTCAACCAAAACAtatcaacatttttatttcatatggGATATAGTAAAATATCAGTTTGAACTCTGCAAATTCCCAGAAATTTGGATAACACAAAGAATAACGATGAGAAAGGATTTTTTGTGCAAATGTATAAACATTACTGGAAGGCAGTTTTAACAGAAACTTAGAAAAGCAATCTTCTACTAAGACAGAGTTTtaccacagaagaaaagaaagaaaaaaggtcacAATTATTGGACATTTTCTACATGCTAGACATTGTGGTGCTTTGTCTCATCTAACCATTTAAGGAACCATGAACTATAAGGACAGTTACCCCACCCCAAGACAAGAAAACTTAGAAACACGATTTACACAGATGAGAGAGATACCAGTCCAGGGATCCCCAGTTGGTTGATTTGGCTTGGCACTTACTACCAGATTGCCCTCTGCAGGTCTAATCAGTATTTCAAACTTCTGGTTGGAGGGCTGGCCAAGAGTGTGAGTGTGCCTGCTACGTGCCCTCCTTTTAGGTCGCAGTGTTGACAGAAGTGAAGAGGTGATGGGTATATCTGCTGTGATCCTCTTTCCCGCATCTCTTCCCTCATTACATGCTGTGAAACCTCCTCTCCACACTTGAGCACAAGACTTCATATGAGAATCATGATAGATGCTTAGCATCAAAGGTTGAGGACTCTTATTCTGATTACAAGTAGCATCTCTTGACCAAAATCAAGTCTCAAATAATAGTCTAACAGAAAAATGGAGCGCTTAAGAGCTTAGGCTTTGGAACCATCCAGGCCTCGATTAAAATCCCA
The nucleotide sequence above comes from Phacochoerus africanus isolate WHEZ1 chromosome 2, ROS_Pafr_v1, whole genome shotgun sequence. Encoded proteins:
- the NR4A3 gene encoding nuclear receptor subfamily 4 group A member 3; amino-acid sequence: MPCVQAQYSPSPPGSSYAAQTYGSEYTTEIMNPDYTKLTMDLGSTEITATATTSLPSFSTFMEGYSSNYELKPSCLYQMQPSGPRPLIKMEEGRAHGYHHHHHHHHHQQQQQQPPPQQQQPSIPPPSGPEDEVLPSTSMYFKQSPPSTPTTPVFPQQAGALWEDALPSAQGCIAPGPLLDPPMKAVPTVAGARFPLFHFKPSPPHPPAPSPAGGHHLGYDPTAAAALGLPLGAAAAAAAAGSQAAALEGHPYGLPLAKRAAALAFSPLGLTTSPTTSSLLGESPSLPSPPNRSTASGEGTCAVCGDNAACQHYGVRTCEGCKGFFKRTVQKNAKYVCLANKNCPVDKRRRNRCQYCRFQKCLSVGMVKEVVRTDSLKGRRGRLPSKPKSPLQQEPSQPSPPSPPVCMMNALVRALTDSTPRDLDYSRYCPADQAAAGTDAEHVQQFYNLLTASIDVSRSWAEKIPGFTDLPKEDQTLLIESAFLELFVLRLSIRSNTAEDKFVFCNGLVLHRLQCLRGFGEWLDSIKDFSLRLQSLNLDIQALACLSALSMITERHGLKEPKRVEELCNKITSSLKEHQSKGQALEPTEPKVLRALVELRKICTLGLQRIFYLKLEDLVSPPSIIDKLFLDTLPF